In a single window of the Nitrospinota bacterium genome:
- a CDS encoding PAS domain-containing protein, producing the protein MDALPELIGFIDRDLKYKFNNTSYEEWFGLKVESLYDTKVSELLGSHFKKLKPFFEQTLEGEIVEITSPVYFKGTQGRMVHSSYFPYYGENDTVEGFFAVVKGVTNKSDFEKAKLQFLKPPFKKTLIPNHTIDNHIGKHL; encoded by the coding sequence ATGGACGCCCTGCCGGAGTTGATTGGTTTTATTGACAGAGATTTGAAGTATAAATTTAATAATACCAGTTATGAAGAGTGGTTCGGCTTAAAAGTGGAGAGCCTATACGATACCAAGGTCAGTGAGTTGCTCGGGTCTCATTTTAAAAAATTAAAACCCTTCTTTGAACAGACCTTGGAGGGAGAAATCGTCGAGATTACGTCACCCGTGTATTTTAAAGGCACTCAAGGGAGAATGGTTCATTCAAGCTATTTTCCTTATTATGGGGAAAATGACACGGTTGAGGGTTTTTTTGCTGTCGTTAAAGGGGTGACCAATAAATCTGATTTCGAAAAAGCCAAACTCCAATTCTTGAAACCACCCTTCAAAAAAACCCTAATTCCTAATCACACAATTGACAATCATATCGGAAAGCACCTTTAA
- a CDS encoding ABC transporter ATP-binding protein: MTNPELLVDNLKVSFSSKEGKLTAVNGISYHLNCGETLAIVGESGCGKTVSALSILRLISSPPGEIQSGRILFDSKDLLQLPPRELREIRGRDIAMIFQDPMTSLNPVLTLGDQITEPLFRHTSLSRKEAWEKAVEILNWVEIPSPAEKMHQYPHQLSGGMRQRVMIAMALTCSPRILIADEPTTALDVLIQAQIIDLLQHIKGQTGMSILLITHDLGLVTEIAQRVIVMYAGEIVESGPTGQLFHSPKHPYTLGLKNSLPRLGQKKGAKTRLTEIPGNVPSLNQLPSGCAFHPRCPEVMDRCKTQKPVLHKVAPGHEVSCWLHEI, encoded by the coding sequence ATGACAAACCCTGAGCTTCTGGTAGATAATTTAAAAGTTTCCTTTTCCAGCAAGGAAGGAAAACTTACGGCTGTCAACGGCATCAGCTACCACCTGAATTGCGGAGAGACTTTAGCCATAGTGGGCGAGTCCGGTTGCGGTAAAACCGTGAGCGCCCTGTCCATACTGCGACTGATTTCCTCCCCTCCCGGAGAAATCCAATCAGGCCGTATCCTGTTCGACTCCAAGGACCTGCTGCAATTGCCTCCCAGAGAACTCAGGGAAATTCGAGGCCGGGATATTGCCATGATCTTTCAGGACCCGATGACCAGCCTCAATCCGGTGTTAACTCTGGGCGATCAAATCACAGAGCCACTTTTCAGGCACACTTCGTTATCTCGAAAGGAAGCCTGGGAAAAAGCGGTGGAAATTTTAAACTGGGTGGAAATCCCCTCCCCTGCTGAAAAAATGCATCAATACCCGCATCAGTTGAGCGGCGGCATGCGACAGCGCGTGATGATAGCCATGGCACTGACCTGCTCGCCACGCATATTGATCGCGGACGAGCCCACGACCGCGCTCGACGTCCTCATCCAGGCGCAGATCATCGATTTATTGCAACACATCAAAGGGCAAACGGGAATGTCGATCCTTTTGATCACCCACGACCTCGGCCTAGTCACGGAAATTGCCCAACGAGTCATCGTGATGTATGCCGGAGAAATTGTGGAATCCGGCCCCACCGGGCAACTATTCCACAGCCCTAAGCATCCTTACACATTAGGCTTGAAAAATTCCTTGCCCAGACTGGGGCAAAAGAAAGGCGCCAAAACGCGGCTCACGGAAATTCCTGGTAACGTTCCCTCTTTAAATCAGCTCCCTTCAGGATGCGCCTTTCACCCGCGCTGTCCCGAGGTCATGGATCGGTGTAAAACGCAAAAACCCGTTCTGCATAAAGTTGCCCCCGGACACGAAGTCAGCTGCTGGCTGCACGAAATATAA
- a CDS encoding aconitate hydratase — MLLEIEPIEKLFQSLEKIHAEARKNLGRGLTVVEKNLYSHMEPTDYSKLVRGVSNIFLSPDRVAMQDATAQMAILQFMSALMPKVATPTTVHCDHLIQAYTGSMADLKAAEETNKEVYDFLRSAAMKYGMGFWKPGSGIIHQVVYENYAVPGTMLIGTDSHTPNAGGMGTIAIGVGGADAVDVMTGQPFMTVMPKLIGIKLTGKMSGWTASKDIILKVATMLTVNGGTGKIVEYFGEGARALSATGKGTVTNMGAEIGATTSTFGYDEEMDPYLRATGRAPVADLCKKYAEFLKSDPEVEADPAKYYDEVYEIDLSTLEPHIVGPHTPDLGRPVSAMSREVDEKGYPEKLSAALIGSCTNSSYEDMARANSLVQQAQKAGIKVKSNFMVTPGSEQVYETIKRDGILKNFEDVGATVLANACGPCIGQWKREDVKKGEKNSILTSYNRNFAKRNDGNPETLGFISSPELVVAMAFAGSMKFNPITDTLKDKDGNDFKFKPPTGDVLPAKGYASNDSGYESPTMSGEVIIDPASERLAFLHPFPKQDPVQDYQDMPVMFKAKGKCTTDHISPAGPWLEFRGHLDNISKNMFLGATNAFTDGTGTGNNPVNGDQKGAELNQIARSLKEKGIGWVVVADENIGEGSSREHAAMEPRHLGGLAFIAKSYARIFEANLKKQGVLSLTFSNKDDYEKILENDRVTLDALDKLAPGKPVTATVKHADGSTEKLTVTHTLNEQEIQWFHAGSALNFVGQQK, encoded by the coding sequence ATGTTGCTGGAAATCGAACCCATTGAAAAGTTATTTCAGTCCCTTGAAAAAATTCATGCCGAAGCAAGAAAAAATCTCGGTCGCGGCCTCACTGTCGTTGAAAAAAATCTCTATTCCCATATGGAGCCCACCGACTATTCCAAGCTGGTACGCGGTGTCTCAAATATATTTCTAAGCCCCGATCGCGTTGCCATGCAGGATGCCACCGCACAGATGGCGATTCTGCAATTCATGTCGGCGCTAATGCCCAAAGTCGCAACACCAACCACCGTTCATTGCGACCACCTTATCCAAGCCTATACAGGTTCCATGGCCGATTTAAAAGCTGCTGAAGAAACGAATAAGGAAGTTTATGACTTTCTTCGCTCTGCCGCAATGAAATACGGCATGGGCTTCTGGAAGCCCGGCTCCGGCATCATTCACCAGGTTGTGTACGAGAATTATGCCGTTCCCGGCACCATGCTGATCGGAACCGATTCTCACACCCCCAACGCTGGCGGCATGGGAACAATCGCCATCGGTGTGGGTGGAGCGGATGCAGTGGACGTCATGACGGGCCAGCCTTTTATGACCGTCATGCCGAAACTGATCGGTATCAAACTCACCGGTAAAATGAGCGGATGGACGGCTTCCAAGGATATTATTTTAAAAGTCGCCACCATGCTGACCGTTAATGGCGGTACGGGCAAAATCGTTGAGTATTTTGGTGAGGGCGCACGTGCTTTGAGCGCCACCGGCAAAGGAACCGTCACCAATATGGGTGCGGAAATCGGCGCCACCACCTCGACTTTCGGCTACGATGAGGAAATGGACCCGTATCTCCGCGCCACCGGTCGTGCGCCTGTTGCCGATCTTTGTAAGAAATACGCAGAATTCCTGAAATCAGACCCTGAGGTGGAAGCGGACCCTGCTAAATACTACGACGAGGTTTATGAGATCGACCTTTCCACCCTGGAGCCGCACATCGTAGGACCGCACACGCCGGACCTCGGGCGGCCCGTTTCGGCCATGAGCCGTGAAGTGGATGAAAAGGGCTATCCGGAAAAGCTTTCCGCCGCTCTTATTGGGTCCTGCACCAACTCCAGTTATGAAGATATGGCAAGGGCCAACAGTCTGGTACAGCAGGCGCAAAAAGCCGGTATCAAAGTTAAGTCCAACTTCATGGTCACACCGGGTTCCGAACAGGTTTACGAAACCATCAAGCGTGACGGAATTTTGAAGAATTTTGAGGATGTCGGCGCAACCGTGCTAGCCAATGCCTGCGGACCCTGTATCGGCCAATGGAAACGGGAAGATGTTAAAAAGGGAGAAAAAAACAGCATCCTGACCTCCTACAACCGGAATTTTGCCAAAAGAAACGACGGCAACCCGGAAACACTGGGCTTTATCAGCAGCCCGGAACTGGTGGTCGCCATGGCGTTTGCCGGGTCTATGAAATTTAACCCGATAACGGACACGCTGAAAGACAAAGACGGGAACGATTTCAAATTTAAGCCTCCGACAGGAGATGTGCTTCCTGCCAAAGGATACGCTTCCAATGACAGCGGTTACGAGAGTCCCACTATGTCGGGCGAGGTTATTATCGATCCGGCCAGCGAACGGTTGGCATTTCTACACCCGTTTCCCAAGCAGGACCCGGTACAAGATTATCAAGATATGCCTGTTATGTTCAAAGCCAAGGGAAAATGCACCACCGACCACATTTCTCCGGCCGGACCGTGGTTGGAGTTTCGCGGACATTTAGATAACATCAGTAAAAACATGTTCCTGGGCGCCACCAACGCTTTCACTGATGGCACGGGGACAGGAAATAATCCCGTCAACGGCGATCAAAAAGGCGCTGAGCTCAACCAGATCGCCCGTAGTTTAAAGGAAAAAGGAATCGGTTGGGTGGTTGTCGCGGACGAGAATATCGGTGAAGGGTCAAGCCGGGAACACGCGGCCATGGAACCCAGACACTTAGGTGGACTGGCCTTCATTGCAAAATCCTACGCACGAATTTTTGAAGCCAATCTCAAAAAGCAGGGCGTTTTGTCTCTGACCTTTTCCAATAAGGATGACTACGAAAAAATTCTGGAAAACGACAGGGTCACCCTTGATGCACTGGATAAGCTGGCACCAGGTAAACCCGTTACCGCAACGGTAAAGCATGCAGACGGGTCCACCGAAAAATTAACGGTGACTCACACACTCAACGAACAGGAGATCCAGTGGTTCCATGCGGGCTCCGCACTCAATTTTGTGGGACAGCAGAAATAA
- a CDS encoding cold-shock protein gives MSGGKVKWFSDKKGYGFIESEEGEDFFVHFSAIQGDGFKTLKEGQAVEFEKNAGPKGPQAANVMPK, from the coding sequence ATGTCTGGAGGAAAAGTTAAGTGGTTCAGCGATAAAAAAGGGTATGGGTTTATTGAGTCTGAAGAGGGAGAAGACTTTTTTGTCCATTTTTCGGCGATTCAGGGGGACGGGTTCAAAACTTTAAAAGAAGGGCAAGCGGTTGAGTTTGAAAAAAATGCCGGGCCGAAAGGGCCGCAGGCGGCAAACGTGATGCCAAAATAA